The window TAAATGACTCCCTGGTTAACTGCGGTTTGCTCTATCCCAGGGCCACATACCTGAGGGtggtgaagagaaagatcATGGAAAGTCAAAATAGTGGCTTAGGTCAAGCCCCGTCTCTCCAGCCGGGATATTTTGGGTCAGTAAGGCACAGATATCAAAGTTCCATTCAAGCTCTTGGGGAGGAGGGTCCATCACTGTCAAGCTGCATTTTATTAGCTCTCAAAGATCAAAACGCATCAGCTCTGAGCCGCAATTACGTACTTGGCATCGGCCGGACCAACTTCAGTGTCAAATGAAATTCCTGCATATCGTGCGAGGTCCCGACTAAGTTGGGCCACCCAGCCGCAAACATTGGTCGTGGACAGGTTATTAGACTCCAACAGGTTGACGGCCTTTTTGAGATAGTGGGCCAAGACGAGTCGATCTATTGGCAGAGGCTGCTCAAGTCGAGCGACTAGTAGCCGAACGCAAAACATTGCAGCTTGACCCAATATGAGAACGAGATACTATAGACGGTGACAAGCACTTGTTAGCGAACACACCAACACTGGCCGGTGGACACTCACATCCATGCCATATCTAATGACTGACTCCGCACCCGAGGGCTCGGTGTAATACTGTATAAGGGTTACGGTTGCCTCGCAAGCCCTTGCTAAACAAGATATCGCTACATGACTCTGCTGACTCTCATGTTCCCCACCAGCCatgatgagattgagagaAAGCGAGTTTAAGCACAATCGCGCATGTTCCCCGTATATCTTAGCTAGGTGGGCATACTGGCCAAGCGCAATGGCATCGTACGAACCTATAAATCGTTAAGTGTCGATTTCGAGTGAGACAATTACAAGACTCACCACTCCATGTCCACTGACGCTGCCACTCGTCCAACCGTGGATTCAGTTCGGATAGAAGAGCCAAAATATTTGACCATGCAATATTAACAGGCTGGGTTGTATTTTGACCGGGCGTGGATTGTAGGCGAGCTGTGCGTAGTCCAGAAACCAAATCTGTTACAATCTACCGCCCAGACGGTCTTGCTtcagtaaaagtaaaagcgGGGAGAGGGAACAGGCTTACAGCGGAAAGTTCTGCTAGACTGGTCACATACGTCGCAGCGGTCAAATCGACCTGGGCCAACGAACCCAGTTTGCGTGCGATGGCAAGATATTGCTGAGGGTTCCCATGAGTAAATGGTGCTACGTGGGGACGACCAAATCCAAGACTGAGGGATATGTCGTACCTGTAAATAGAGGTTAGTTAGTGGCCGAAAGACGAGCAAGAGTAGATGGCAGATTACTGGTAAAGAATTAACCAAGTGTGCCACTGGGGCAAAATACAATTCACCTCGTTGACATCTCCGGAGTCAAAGTGGATTGAGGCTAAGAAGCGAGAAATGACCGGGCGGCCAAACGAGTCAGGTACTCCGATGCGATACGCCAAGCGAGTAGACAGGCCAGTGATTAACCATTGGTCTGGTGATTGGCCATTTCCCCGAGGGATCCACACGGAAAGAAGCAACGTAGCTTGCACGTCTGACAACTCGTGTTGTTTACGACAAAGAACAAACCCGAGATGTGCACCGGCGAGATCAGCAAGGGCCTCCAGGGCACTGACGGTCACGACTGGTAGATTTGATATAGCAGATTGCACCTCCCgatataaagtatagtaCCGGGCCCCAATCGTGAGAATTGCGGTCAAAAGAAACGGCGACGATGATCGAATATGGTCAAAATGGCTGTCACAGTCCTTGAATGGGCCTAGAAGTGGAAATGTGGGATGACATTTCTGGAAGAACCTAGGGCATTTATGAGTCTCTGATGATCTGATGTAGGAGCTACCGAGGCATACAAAGCGAAAAGCGCCTTCGCTCCCAACTCACTAACAATGCCTTCTGACACTGGCTCACTCTGTAAACCAACATTGGCTCTATAGTGAGTCATACCCAGAGCCAACTGGGCAGTCGGATCGCCTTGCGGGCTGGTTTTGGCTGGCTCTCCCGACCACACAGTCGGATGGGACATTAACGGGGGAAATGGCGCGGGACTGTGTTGCAAAGCTTCCCAGCGAGAGTCGAGTCCCTCTGACACTCCGAGCTTAAGCGGAGATGTGCGCGTGTATCCAGACGTCGCCATACCGCCTTGACTTTGAGAGGGCGGAGTAACGGCAAAGGCGCCCACAAAGGATGAAGCCGGAGCCGAAGAGGTTCGTGCCACAGAAAGCGATCGGCTTTGGGTGTCATGCACTTTCGGCGTCGCTTCGGGTCCAGGGGTCTGGTGGCTGGCATTAGCCAAGTCGGCCGATGTAACTGGAAAGACCTGTCCTGGAGCAGGGCAAGGCGATGATGGGCGTGCCGAGGACTGAAAGGGGGCACCTGTTTGCTGGGGAGAGGTCAGATGGCTCAACCCCGTAACCAAGTCGGTGACGGTCTTCTCGAGTTTTGAGAGCCGTTGATTGGTAATTGAGCTACTCTGTTGGGGATCACCTCTATCACCAAAGTCACATTCAATCTCAGCTCGTCGGCAGGAGCTGCACGGATGACCACCTGTACACCGGAGCTTTTTGATGCGGCATCTCTCACAGGCCCACGTGGCGCGCTGCAACCTCTGTTTCTGATATTGCGGATCGTGACGATCCGAACGACAATTGCCGTCGAGACGTTTGCGTGTCCGCTTGAATGAGACTGCAGACGCTGGGGATGGACTGGTTGACATGAGGCTGAGCGATCTGGTTTCTTCATTCAAAAATTGAAAAAGGCGAGGAATTGGCAAATGAAGGCATTGAAGGCCTCGAGCTGTGCCACCTGGATGGAGTGCGTGGGCCGGAGATATGTACCCCATACTGCATGTAGGCTAGATGAGAGAATCGAGAAGCACGCCACCACACTATTGGACAGTCACTCCTCACTAGATCCATAGCTGACTAAGTCTAAGCGCCAAACTAATAAGAACATATGAAATCTAGGCTTTCATAATAATGCATCCTCCTAGGTGAATGGATGTGGGCCGTGCGCTAGGCTACGTGTAATTTCATCACCAAATCCAAATTATCATACAAAGTACATACTGAAATACAATGCAGAGCATCGGCGATCCACATGATCGGGcgaaactatataaatacaaGGCAATAAAatcagtatattaaattcaAGGTAGGCCAATTcattcataaaaaaaaaagtttttttaaaaaagaaaaaaccatTTAAACCATTTCCGGTACCTTCTACAGaatttatacatatattaCAGGTTAGCTAATTCAGACCCTTATAGTATAGTGATGGCGCTTTTAGTCTAATCAATATTTGATTCTAGGCAGCTTGGGAGCGGGGAAGATAAGCTAGAATAATACACCACATGATCCGCATGATAGTGGATACACATGCCAGGCCGTGACAAGTCGGATGCCGGGATCAATAAGTCAGCATTAGGTAGGTGAAGAATTTCGCCTCTGATATATTGCATTTGATTGTCTGCTGTTATAGCTACATGAGCCAGGAAGCGTAAACATCGAGCTTTCTTCCAAGTCCAGGTCCTATCAAAGAGCGTTACAATTTTGCAAACTGCTCGGATCCAGAGAACTCGGAGGTCCCGAAGATCCGACATGTGGGTCTTCTATGCCAGGCCAGCCAATGGACTGCCTGATATGAGATAAACTTGGTTCGGAACACTGTTCTACAAGCTTGATCCGAGATCACGTCTCGTATGTCAGATGCATTTTCTATGTGAGAATCAAGTACCGGAGTTAGTGCGATCAAGACTGCAGTCTGTCCTTTGGCGGCATTTGCTGATCGGTGTTTAGCCTAGATCTTTTACCTTTTACAGATCTAGATAGCTCTTCTCTTTAGAACTATTTTTTGCATAAACAAGAATCTTTATGTAGTATGTACGTATCTTCACCCgagattaagaagaaaagcaaccGATGGCTACCTGTTAGAAGCAAGAATTTATACTTTGGGGAAAACGCTATGATGTTATGATTGCTATTGTTTCTATACGTTGCTGTTACTCACTGCGGATGCATTGAAAGACAGCTCAACCTTTCCCAAACATATGCGTGGAGATTTACCATGGTAACCACAAGAAGGCCACTACCTATGTAGGGGATAATTTACTGTATGCGGAGAGGATAGGACATGGAGACTTCGTGGAGTATTACAAAAGATTTGGATACAGCACGAGGCCTACCTGCAAGTGCGGCGAGTCAAGAACACAAGGACACTTTATAGAATGCAGGATAGTCAGACCCTTTTTACTGGAAGTCCCTGAAAAAGACCTCTGAATAGGCATTACCCCCCTTATCTATTTACTAGTATATCCACTAGGCAATACTGCAATAATTTATACTACAACTcgatatatagttttataaatatactattatataacttaataaaattatagtcTATGGACTTTAGTAGCAGGGGggataacttaataaaaaagactattttatatagcataataaattactaaaataaagataattaattaggttaatattataaaccaactatataagacctatgaagtatatacctttagtAGAACCTTAAGATTAACAGCTAATTAGagctaaaaaagaatagcTTACCTCTAAAGGAAGTATTATAGAAGTAAGCCTGTAACACTAAGGTACCAGGCTTACTAgctacttaaatatattataagtaagctttataaaataacttactatataaaactatttattatatttattaaatatagcttaaataattaactattaatataatatttatataataattaaattaaatatttatttaaagttattagctatattataatattctaatcctatacctagtatagggtagctagttTGTAAAAGATAAACCTCTAATgctaggtttatattagcaaagagATACTagagattttataaatagttttagttatatagctaataactttaaataaaagtttaatttaattattatataaatactatattaataattaattatttaagctatatttaataaatataataaatagttttatataataagttattttataaagcttataattttaattataatct is drawn from Trichoderma asperellum chromosome 4, complete sequence and contains these coding sequences:
- a CDS encoding uncharacterized protein (EggNog:ENOG41~TransMembrane:1 (o640-658i)); its protein translation is MSTSPSPASAVSFKRTRKRLDGNCRSDRHDPQYQKQRLQRATWACERCRIKKLRCTGGHPCSSCRRAEIECDFGDRGDPQQSSSITNQRLSKLEKTVTDLVTGLSHLTSPQQTGAPFQSSARPSSPCPAPGQVFPVTSADLANASHQTPGPEATPKVHDTQSRSLSVARTSSAPASSFVGAFAVTPPSQSQGGMATSGYTRTSPLKLGVSEGLDSRWEALQHSPAPFPPLMSHPTVWSGEPAKTSPQGDPTAQLALGMTHYRANVGLQSEPVSEGIVSELGAKALFALFFQKCHPTFPLLGPFKDCDSHFDHIRSSSPFLLTAILTIGARYYTLYREVQSAISNLPVVTVSALEALADLAGAHLGFVLCRKQHELSDVQATLLLSVWIPRGNGQSPDQWLITGLSTRLAYRIGVPDSFGRPVISRFLASIHFDSGDVNEVNCILPQWHTWYDISLSLGFGRPHVAPFTHGNPQQYLAIARKLGSLAQVDLTAATYVTSLAELSAIVTDLVSGLRTARLQSTPGQNTTQPVNIAWSNILALLSELNPRLDEWQRQWTWSGSYDAIALGQYAHLAKIYGEHARLCLNSLSLNLIMAGGEHESQQSHVAISCLARACEATVTLIQYYTEPSGAESVIRYGMDYLVLILGQAAMFCVRLLVARLEQPLPIDRLVLAHYLKKAVNLLESNNLSTTNVCGWVAQLSRDLARYAGISFDTEVGPADANLTVMDPPPQELEWNFDICALLTQNIPAGETGLDLSHYFDFP